A portion of the Malania oleifera isolate guangnan ecotype guangnan chromosome 3, ASM2987363v1, whole genome shotgun sequence genome contains these proteins:
- the LOC131151075 gene encoding probable CCR4-associated factor 1 homolog 7 isoform X1 gives MSIFPKSDSIQIREVWDNNLEAEFLLIREIVDDFPYIAMDTEFPGVVLRPVGNFKNISEYNYQTLRDNVDMLKLIQLGLTFSDANGNLPKCGTDKYCIWQFNFREFNVGEDIFANDSIELLRQCGIDFKKNNENGIDVIRFGELLMSSGIVLNEEVRWVTFHSGYDFGYLLKLLTRRSLPETQVGFFEKINMYFPMVYDIKHLMKFCNSLHGGLNKLAELLEVERIGVCHQAGSDSLLTSCTFMKLKDNFFNGSTEKYAGVLYGLGVENGQNTQ, from the coding sequence ATGTCGATTTTTCCCAAAAGCGATTCGATTCAAATTCGCGAGGTGTGGGATAATAATCTTGAAGCAGAGTTCTTGTTGATCCGCGAAATTGTCGATGATTTCCCTTACATTGCGATGGACACAGAGTTTCCTGGTGTTGTGCTTCGTCCTGTGGGCAATTTCAAGAATATCAGTGAGTATAACTATCAAACTTTGAGGGACAACGTCGATATGTTGAAACTGATTCAATTGGGCCTTACATTTTCGGATGCAAATGGAAATCTTCCCAAATGTGGAACCGACAAATACTGCATTTGGCAATTTAATTTTCGTGAATTCAATGTTGGGGAAGATATCTTCGCAAATGATTCAATCGAATTGTTGCGTCAATGTGGGATTGATTTTAAGAAGAATAATGAAAATGGCATTGATGTGATTCGGTTTGGTGAGCTGTTGATGTCTTCCGGTATTGTGTTGAATGAAGAGGTGCGTTGGGTTACATTCCATAGTGGATATGATTTTGGGTATTTGCTCAAGCTATTAACACGCCGTAGTCTACCTGAAACACAAGTTGGGTTTTTTGAAAAGATCAATATGTATTTCCCAATGGTATATGATATCAAGCATTTGATGAAGTTTTGCAATAGTCTACATGGTGGATTGAACAAGCTTGCAGAATTGTTGGAAGTGGAGAGGATTGGCGTTTGCCATCAAGCAGGGTCAGACAGTTTGCTCACTTCCTGCACATTCATGAAGTTGAAAGACAATTTCTTCAACGGTTCAACTGAGAAGTATGCAGGTGTTCTGTATGGTCTTGGTGTTGAGAATGGACAGAATActcaataa
- the LOC131151075 gene encoding probable CCR4-associated factor 1 homolog 7 isoform X2 encodes MDTEFPGVVLRPVGNFKNISEYNYQTLRDNVDMLKLIQLGLTFSDANGNLPKCGTDKYCIWQFNFREFNVGEDIFANDSIELLRQCGIDFKKNNENGIDVIRFGELLMSSGIVLNEEVRWVTFHSGYDFGYLLKLLTRRSLPETQVGFFEKINMYFPMVYDIKHLMKFCNSLHGGLNKLAELLEVERIGVCHQAGSDSLLTSCTFMKLKDNFFNGSTEKYAGVLYGLGVENGQNTQ; translated from the coding sequence ATGGACACAGAGTTTCCTGGTGTTGTGCTTCGTCCTGTGGGCAATTTCAAGAATATCAGTGAGTATAACTATCAAACTTTGAGGGACAACGTCGATATGTTGAAACTGATTCAATTGGGCCTTACATTTTCGGATGCAAATGGAAATCTTCCCAAATGTGGAACCGACAAATACTGCATTTGGCAATTTAATTTTCGTGAATTCAATGTTGGGGAAGATATCTTCGCAAATGATTCAATCGAATTGTTGCGTCAATGTGGGATTGATTTTAAGAAGAATAATGAAAATGGCATTGATGTGATTCGGTTTGGTGAGCTGTTGATGTCTTCCGGTATTGTGTTGAATGAAGAGGTGCGTTGGGTTACATTCCATAGTGGATATGATTTTGGGTATTTGCTCAAGCTATTAACACGCCGTAGTCTACCTGAAACACAAGTTGGGTTTTTTGAAAAGATCAATATGTATTTCCCAATGGTATATGATATCAAGCATTTGATGAAGTTTTGCAATAGTCTACATGGTGGATTGAACAAGCTTGCAGAATTGTTGGAAGTGGAGAGGATTGGCGTTTGCCATCAAGCAGGGTCAGACAGTTTGCTCACTTCCTGCACATTCATGAAGTTGAAAGACAATTTCTTCAACGGTTCAACTGAGAAGTATGCAGGTGTTCTGTATGGTCTTGGTGTTGAGAATGGACAGAATActcaataa